A single genomic interval of Aedes aegypti strain LVP_AGWG chromosome 1, AaegL5.0 Primary Assembly, whole genome shotgun sequence harbors:
- the LOC110674472 gene encoding uncharacterized protein LOC110674472, which translates to MSLSTPMATHINELPVETIDHIMSYLPLADRKSASLVCHRWSEQAFTYRYLASVRLRLKEQSLEDKRVIVEALQASWRMYRNVMVDFGNTGIDLVLILVILNKFGEWIEVFGSQTSFTSWQLKEMLKRLPKIRRLVVNVINERESYVTPEEFPVLESLVDFRSTDAIFEIPGMNAYRMMPSLRNLSLCFQRYVTGNTFIALSSVSSQLKMLEVFADFSRAPIELLDLRQLEILKLWGTNFFIHNEALRQLFMRVPMLSVLFLHVRMSTSLLQVICDNCPQLTSFGFIADRMEHRALFALHKLTNLKILLIDGCLKYHMIDGCRPLPKVETFCIYWHKKHIDLERFVKQLHYMLPNVKTFKVIGTRSKEMDHLLMHHIGKMFTKIIKLTIADFEFPPEDLILDDGFDWIGDLVNVEQLTLSGIPLRKIGCQRGCSKVTRLRLENFDYLLGENLLHVAEIFPNLRFLKIYRCTLITAKDVESLQEVMPNCVINFVERKR; encoded by the exons ATGTCACTGTCCACGCCCATGGCTACGCACATCAATGAACTTCCGGTGGAGACGATAGACCACATCATGAGCTACCTTCCGTTGGCTGATCGGAAGTCCGCTTCCCTGGTGTGTCATCGATGGTCGGAGCAAGCCTTCACGTATCGCTATCTGGCGAGTGTTCGACTGAGGCTGAAGgaacaatctctggaggataAGCGGGTGATCGTTGAAGCGCTACAAGCCAGCTGGAGGATGTACCGGAATGTGATGGTGGACTTCGGCAATACTGGCATAGACCTGGTGCTGATTCTGGTGATCTTGAACAAGTTCGGCGAATGGATTGAAGTGTTTGGCAGCCAGACGTCGTTCACCTCGTGGCAGTTGAAGGAAATGCTGAAACGTTTGCCAAAGATAAGACGACTCGTGGTGAACGTAATCAACGAAAGAGAATCATACGTAACGCCGGAGGAATTCCCGGTGTTGGAGAGTCTGGTTGACTTCAGATCTACCGATGCGATCTTCGAGATACCAGGCATGAACGCTTATCGGATGATGCCATCGTTGCGAAACTTGAGCTTATGCTTCCAGCGATATGTAACGGGAAATACCTTCATAGCATTAAGCTCAGTATCATCTCAGTTGAAAATGTTGGAAGTCTTCGCTGACTTCAGTCGGGCACCCATTGAGCTGCTAGATTTGCGCCAGTTGGAGATTCTCAAACTGTGGGGAACCAATTTCTTCATCCACAATGAGGCACTGCGACAGCTCTTCATGAGGGTTCCGATGCTGAGTGTACTCTTTCTACACGTACGCATGTCGACTTCGCTATTGCAGGTGATTTGCGACAACTGTCCACAGTTGACCAGTTTTGGATTCATAGCAGATAGAATGGAACACAGAGCATTGTTTGCTCTGCACAAGTTAACGAACTTGAAG ATTCTCCTTATAGATGGTTGCCTAAAATATCACATGATCGACGGATGTAGGCCACTTCCCAAGGTTGAAACCTTTTGCATCTACTGGCACAAGAAACACATCGATCTGGAACGATTTGTCAAGCAGTTGCATTACATGTTACCGAACGTTAAAACTTTCAAGGTGATCGGCACTAGAAGCAAAGAGATGGATCACCTTTTGATGCACCATATCGGGAAAAtgttcaccaaaatcataaagCTCACCATTGCAGATTTTGAATTCCCGCCAGAGGATCTAATTTTGGACGATGGTTTCGACTGGATCGGAGATCTGGTGAACGTGGAACAGTTAACGTTAAGTGGTATCCCGCTGAGGAAAATCGGCTGTCAACGAGGATGTAGCAAGGTCACGAGATTGCGACTGGAGAATTTCGATTACCTTTTGGGGGAGAATTTGCTGCACGTGGCagaaatatttcctaatttgaggtttttgaaaatttatcgatGCACGTTGATTACGGCCAAGGATGTTGAATCGCTTCAGGAAGTGATGCCCAACTGTGTTATTAATTTCGTTGAGCGAAAAAGATAA